Proteins from one Mycobacterium adipatum genomic window:
- a CDS encoding LysR family transcriptional regulator translates to MNIEELQWFVTLAETEHVTDAAAELGISQPTLSRSLARLEAQVGAPLFARLNRRLQLNSYGEILLEHARRSIGEMRSATERIAALRDPETGTVRLAFLHSQAGGFVPDLLRRFRIEAPRVQFELFQGPAHTILERLANGRADLAITSPRPSDHPWRVLYVERLCLAVPRGHRFAGRARLRLADAADEPFVALRPEFGLRLLTDELCLEAGIAPPVVFEAMEIPTMEGLVAAGFGVAVVPVPRPDRAEPGAVYVPLIETTAKRQIGLTWSPDREMPPTARRLVDFIMHIRHDLT, encoded by the coding sequence GTGAACATCGAAGAGCTGCAATGGTTCGTGACACTCGCCGAAACCGAGCATGTCACCGACGCGGCGGCCGAGTTGGGCATCAGCCAGCCCACCCTCTCGCGGTCGCTGGCCCGGCTGGAAGCCCAGGTCGGCGCGCCATTGTTCGCCCGCCTGAACCGCCGCCTGCAACTCAACAGCTACGGGGAGATCCTGCTCGAGCATGCCCGCCGCAGCATCGGCGAAATGCGCTCGGCCACCGAGCGTATCGCTGCGCTACGGGACCCGGAGACCGGCACCGTGCGACTGGCATTCCTGCACTCGCAGGCCGGCGGCTTCGTGCCCGACCTGTTGCGCCGGTTCCGGATCGAGGCCCCGCGGGTGCAGTTCGAGCTGTTCCAGGGTCCGGCGCACACGATCCTGGAGCGACTGGCGAACGGTCGGGCCGATCTGGCGATCACCTCACCACGGCCCAGCGACCACCCCTGGCGTGTGCTCTATGTCGAGCGGCTGTGCCTGGCGGTGCCGCGCGGGCATCGCTTCGCCGGACGGGCGAGACTCCGGTTGGCCGACGCCGCCGACGAGCCCTTCGTGGCGTTGCGGCCCGAGTTCGGACTGCGATTGCTGACCGACGAGCTGTGCCTGGAGGCCGGCATCGCCCCACCGGTGGTGTTCGAGGCCATGGAGATCCCCACGATGGAAGGACTGGTCGCCGCCGGTTTCGGTGTCGCGGTGGTCCCGGTTCCCCGGCCGGACCGCGCCGAGCCGGGGGCCGTCTATGTCCCGCTGATCGAGACGACAGCCAAGCGACAGATCGGGCTCACCTGGTCCCCGGACCGCGAGATGCCGCCCACGGCGCGGCGTCTGGTGGACTTCATCATGCATATTCGTCATGATCTGACCTAA
- a CDS encoding MFS transporter: MTITVAPVDWPGHSRGSTEYRRLLAALFFGGMATFAQLYSPQSVLPLIAGDLGTGAADAALTVSAATVGLAVSVLAWAALADRIGRVQAMTISITAATILGVLVPLAPNSAMLLSGRFVEGLMLGGVPAIAIAYLTEEVDAGNAARAAGSYVAGTTIGGLAGRLVTGPLAEHVGWRMGVLAVAALCGLSAVAFMRLVPPARAFQPSRGAESIRRLLGNLRSAHQLALYAQAFLLMGGFVAIYNVLGFRLTAAPFELPQTLASLVFLAYLAGTWASARAGVEAGRFGRRTVLLGSIATMVVGTALTVSHHIAVVLAGLVIATAGFFGAHAIASGWVAHAAGDGKAQASSLYNLFYYAGSSAVGWLSGLAFDAAGWTALAGVVIGLAVLAGGLALWAAPVPLV, translated from the coding sequence ATGACAATCACGGTGGCCCCCGTCGACTGGCCGGGCCATTCGCGGGGATCCACCGAGTATCGGCGCCTGCTTGCCGCGCTGTTCTTCGGTGGCATGGCCACCTTCGCGCAGTTGTACTCACCCCAATCGGTACTCCCCCTGATCGCCGGTGACCTGGGCACCGGCGCCGCCGACGCCGCACTGACGGTGTCGGCCGCGACCGTCGGGCTGGCGGTGAGCGTCCTTGCATGGGCAGCCCTGGCCGACCGCATCGGCCGCGTTCAGGCGATGACGATATCCATCACGGCAGCAACCATTTTGGGCGTGCTGGTGCCGTTGGCGCCGAATTCGGCGATGCTGCTGTCCGGTCGATTCGTCGAAGGGTTGATGCTCGGCGGCGTACCGGCCATCGCGATCGCCTACCTGACCGAGGAGGTGGACGCCGGCAACGCCGCCCGCGCCGCGGGCAGTTACGTCGCAGGCACCACCATCGGCGGTTTGGCCGGGCGGCTGGTCACCGGCCCGCTCGCCGAACACGTCGGATGGCGGATGGGTGTCCTGGCAGTGGCCGCGCTGTGCGGGCTGTCGGCGGTGGCGTTCATGCGGCTGGTGCCGCCCGCCCGGGCGTTCCAGCCCTCCCGGGGCGCGGAGTCGATCCGCCGACTGCTGGGCAACCTGCGCTCGGCGCACCAGCTTGCGCTCTACGCACAGGCGTTTCTGCTGATGGGCGGGTTCGTCGCGATCTACAACGTCCTCGGATTCCGCCTGACCGCCGCGCCGTTCGAATTGCCGCAGACGCTGGCCAGCCTGGTGTTCCTGGCGTATCTGGCCGGCACCTGGGCCTCCGCGCGGGCCGGTGTCGAGGCCGGCCGCTTCGGCCGCCGGACGGTGCTGCTGGGCAGCATCGCCACGATGGTCGTCGGCACCGCGCTAACCGTCAGCCACCACATCGCCGTGGTGCTCGCCGGACTGGTCATCGCGACGGCCGGGTTCTTCGGCGCGCACGCCATCGCGTCCGGGTGGGTCGCCCACGCCGCCGGCGACGGCAAGGCCCAGGCCTCCTCGTTGTACAACCTGTTCTATTACGCCGGATCCAGTGCGGTCGGTTGGTTGAGCGGGCTGGCCTTCGACGCCGCGGGCTGGACGGCGTTGGCCGG
- a CDS encoding response regulator, with protein sequence MQDSGQKVRVVVGDDHPMFRDGVVRALTASGSIEVVGEADDGVAALELIRAHSPAVALLDYRMPGMDGSEVAAAVTRDGLATRVLLISAHDESAIVYKALQDGAAGFLSKESTRSELVDAVLGCARGRDVIAPALAASLAGEIRRRNEPGVPTLSAREAEVLAMIARGMSIPAMAKELYLAPSTVKTHVQRLYEKLGVGDRAAAVAEAMRRKLLD encoded by the coding sequence ATGCAGGACTCAGGCCAGAAGGTGCGTGTGGTGGTCGGCGATGACCACCCGATGTTCCGCGACGGTGTGGTGCGCGCCCTGACGGCCAGCGGATCCATCGAGGTGGTCGGTGAGGCCGACGACGGCGTCGCCGCACTCGAACTGATCCGTGCGCACAGTCCTGCGGTGGCCCTGCTGGACTACCGGATGCCCGGGATGGACGGCTCCGAGGTCGCCGCCGCCGTGACCCGTGACGGCTTGGCGACCCGGGTGCTGTTGATCTCGGCCCACGACGAGTCGGCCATCGTCTACAAGGCGCTGCAGGACGGCGCCGCCGGATTTCTGTCCAAGGAATCGACCCGCAGTGAACTGGTCGATGCGGTGCTGGGCTGTGCGCGCGGGCGTGACGTCATCGCGCCCGCCCTGGCGGCGTCGTTGGCCGGTGAGATCCGCCGCCGCAACGAGCCGGGCGTCCCGACGCTGTCGGCCCGGGAGGCAGAGGTGCTCGCGATGATCGCGCGCGGGATGTCCATCCCGGCGATGGCCAAGGAGCTCTATCTCGCGCCGTCCACGGTGAAGACGCATGTGCAGCGGCTCTACGAAAAGCTGGGCGTCGGCGACCGCGCGGCCGCGGTGGCCGAGGCGATGCGCCGCAAACTCCTCGACTGA